The genomic interval CGGCCGGGCCTCGAACCAGTGGTCGTCCGTACCCACCGGGCCGTCCGCGGCCGTGCTCAGTGACAGCTCCGTAATGAACTGCAGCGCTGCGCGCGTGGCAATGACCCGCACGTCTGCGCCCCGCTCCCGCAGGCGGCGCAGCACCGACGGGGCCTTCACGGCGGCCATGCTGCCCCCCACGATCACCAGCACGGCAGGTTTCGCACTCAACGCATTCACGCCCCAGAGTCTAGAGCGGCCGGCGGGTCCGGCGCCCGGTGTGGGCGTGCCGGGCGCCGGGGTCAGCCTTCGCGCTGTCCGGTCACCCAGTAGCGCACGCGTTCGGAGATGTTCTCCATATGGTCCCCCACGCGTTCCAGACTGCGGCCCACCCGCATCAGCATCAGCGCCTTGCTGATGTTGCGTGGATCCTCCAGCATGTACGTCACGAGTTCCCGCTGGATCTGCTCGTACAGGTCATCCACCTCGTCGTCCATCTGGATGGTGGTCTCGGCGCGCGCCACGTCGCGGTCGGCAATCGCGGTGCGGAGATTCCGGCTCATCTCGCCCAGCCGGTCGAGCATCCGCGAGAGGTTCACGTAGCGTTTCAGCGCCGGCGCCTGCGCGAGCTCCGCGCCGTCCTCAGCGACGTGCACCACGTAGTCCCCCATGCGCTCGATGTCACTGAGGCTCTTGAGGA from Deinococcus taeanensis carries:
- the phoU gene encoding phosphate signaling complex protein PhoU, with the protein product MREALENDLRAVLNGALNMLGTVERMLPVAGEVLLRENVERLAEVRALDREVDAQEAQIEAECLRIIALHQPVARDLRMVALILKSLSDIERMGDYVVHVAEDGAELAQAPALKRYVNLSRMLDRLGEMSRNLRTAIADRDVARAETTIQMDDEVDDLYEQIQRELVTYMLEDPRNISKALMLMRVGRSLERVGDHMENISERVRYWVTGQREG